Proteins encoded together in one Nostoc sp. PCC 7524 window:
- a CDS encoding DNA polymerase III subunit delta', with translation MTHNPFTPLVGQQQAIELLTQAVKQNRVAPAYMFVGADGIGRSLAARCFVELLFASFVEAQLIPSLQQRLRQGNHPDVLWVQPTYQYQGQRLTAAEAAEKKLKRKAPPIIRLEQIREITEFLSRPPLEAPKNVVVLEEAQTMAEPAANALLKTLEEPGKATIILIAPSPESVLSTLVSRCQKIAFSRLDAVSLTQVLTQTGNQEILQYPAILSIAAGSPGSAIAAYEQLQAIPTQLLQDLIKAPKSNRNALELAKQINQDLDTEAQLWLVDYLQQSYWQQWQQPAIINQLEQTRKYLLTYVQPRLVWECTLLFLYQTLNGQN, from the coding sequence ATGACTCATAACCCGTTCACACCACTGGTAGGACAACAGCAAGCCATTGAATTATTGACTCAGGCTGTCAAACAAAACCGAGTCGCGCCAGCTTATATGTTTGTCGGTGCTGATGGGATAGGACGAAGTTTAGCAGCGCGGTGCTTTGTCGAGTTGTTATTTGCTAGCTTTGTGGAAGCGCAATTGATTCCATCGTTACAACAACGCTTGCGTCAAGGCAATCACCCTGATGTCTTATGGGTACAGCCGACTTACCAGTACCAAGGACAAAGACTCACAGCCGCCGAAGCCGCAGAAAAGAAACTGAAACGCAAAGCGCCGCCAATTATTCGCCTAGAACAAATTCGGGAAATTACCGAGTTCCTCAGTCGTCCCCCCCTAGAAGCACCGAAAAATGTAGTAGTGCTGGAAGAAGCCCAAACAATGGCAGAACCAGCAGCCAATGCTTTACTCAAAACCTTAGAAGAACCAGGAAAAGCCACAATCATTTTAATTGCACCTTCTCCTGAGTCGGTGTTGTCTACTTTAGTGTCGCGTTGTCAAAAGATTGCTTTTTCTCGTTTAGATGCAGTGTCTTTGACTCAGGTACTCACCCAAACAGGCAATCAAGAAATCCTACAATATCCGGCAATTTTGAGCATAGCAGCTGGTAGTCCGGGAAGTGCGATCGCTGCTTACGAACAATTACAAGCCATCCCTACCCAATTACTACAAGACTTGATCAAAGCACCTAAATCTAACCGCAATGCTTTAGAATTAGCCAAGCAAATCAATCAGGATTTAGATACAGAAGCTCAACTGTGGCTAGTAGATTATCTCCAACAATCTTACTGGCAGCAATGGCAGCAACCAGCAATTATCAATCAGTTGGAGCAAACCCGTAAATATCTACTGACTTACGTCCAACCCCGTCTAGTTTGGGAATGTACATTATTATTTCTCTATCAAACTCTCAATGGGCAGAATTGA
- a CDS encoding DUF1995 family protein: protein MPELPNTLEDAIAQAREATKAALADGYTRLQVELLFPELKFMPVAEQFLPLFSEYESRLKIFFADAGASALARRDWADVPFQILDIGTGRIASIQSKVQPEDEIFLFVAPTSVEVPQVEKICEIIGDRPLVMLNPRLEDPGTVGIGYAARQTRQRFISKIESCYYLRPVDDETAVFRCYPGLWELWVENSGTWQKFAELPKKPSGDEIDIILTQGQQQTSTDSTVAPARKPNVFKSLQRFIKALSS from the coding sequence ATGCCTGAACTTCCAAACACTTTAGAAGATGCGATCGCCCAGGCGCGTGAAGCTACCAAAGCCGCTTTAGCAGATGGTTATACCCGCTTACAAGTTGAGCTACTGTTTCCTGAACTCAAGTTTATGCCTGTGGCAGAACAATTTCTGCCTTTGTTTTCTGAATATGAATCTCGCTTAAAAATCTTTTTTGCTGATGCTGGTGCATCTGCTTTAGCCCGTCGTGATTGGGCAGATGTCCCCTTTCAAATTTTAGATATTGGGACAGGAAGAATTGCGTCCATCCAATCCAAAGTGCAGCCAGAAGATGAAATTTTCTTATTCGTCGCCCCTACTTCTGTAGAAGTGCCGCAAGTAGAAAAAATTTGTGAAATCATAGGCGATCGCCCCCTTGTCATGTTAAACCCGCGTCTAGAAGATCCGGGAACTGTGGGCATCGGTTACGCCGCCAGACAAACCCGCCAGCGTTTTATCAGCAAGATTGAATCCTGCTATTACCTGCGTCCGGTTGATGATGAAACAGCTGTCTTCCGTTGCTACCCTGGATTATGGGAATTGTGGGTAGAAAATAGCGGCACTTGGCAAAAATTTGCTGAACTACCCAAAAAGCCATCAGGCGATGAAATAGATATCATTCTCACCCAAGGACAACAACAAACATCCACAGATAGCACTGTAGCACCTGCCAGAAAACCCAATGTCTTCAAGAGTTTGCAACGCTTTATTAAAGCGTTAAGTAGTTAA